Proteins co-encoded in one Deltaproteobacteria bacterium genomic window:
- the mrdA gene encoding penicillin-binding protein 2 → MLDFPQEGVKELSRRFVFCYVALGVALLFILLRLFVLQIVRGDFFWILSSEHTVKEIRIPAARGLILDRKKRVLVENRPSFDLAVIPQYVRDRKLLKESLMKLTGISGDLFDFRWRWVKELPPFYPLRIWTDLPYDLAAKLKVMRVTANGLPDSYDLRGVEIIPRPLRRHPSGFLAALTFGYLSEVSPETFKKLQSEFPNRYWLGDLVGSSGLEGFWESSLKGEDGVWQKLVNAIGQEISGEEVQGLLKDIPPRQGADLVLSIDKELQETAEFAFQQKSGALVLLDIRNGEVLALVSRPSFDPAELTTTISSDRWKLLVADPAKIFLHRALQPYPPGSTYKIVTAIAALEEKVIRPDEKLYCGGGMRFGGRFFRCWREGGHGSVSLHEALVQSCDTFFYELGLRLGADRLAKYAHYLGLGEKTGIDLWSEKEGLIPTEEWKKKAFGEPWYAGENLSIAVGQGSVLVTPLQSARMMAIVANGGRSLRPHLAQSVQRDEGEIQAPFFEGEQDVSVRIPVSEENLSLVRAALADVVATPQGTAYGSRSSLVAMGGKTGTAQVISEEAKKRVGGTGRFEDHAWFVAFAPVSNPQIAVAVLVEHGGFGAQAAAPIAKVVVEKFMQSASEGAVRE, encoded by the coding sequence ATGCTTGATTTCCCGCAGGAAGGGGTGAAGGAACTCTCCAGACGTTTTGTTTTTTGTTATGTTGCCTTGGGGGTTGCTCTCCTCTTCATCCTTCTCCGCCTTTTTGTCTTGCAGATCGTTCGTGGGGATTTTTTCTGGATCCTCTCTTCCGAACATACCGTCAAGGAGATCAGAATTCCGGCGGCGCGTGGTCTGATCTTGGACCGAAAAAAGAGGGTCCTTGTTGAAAACCGGCCCTCTTTTGATCTGGCCGTGATCCCCCAGTATGTTCGGGACAGGAAATTGTTGAAAGAAAGCCTCATGAAACTAACAGGAATTTCCGGGGATCTCTTTGATTTTCGCTGGCGTTGGGTCAAGGAGCTACCTCCTTTTTATCCCCTTCGGATCTGGACGGATCTCCCCTATGACCTCGCGGCGAAACTGAAGGTGATGCGAGTTACCGCCAACGGTCTTCCCGATTCCTATGACTTAAGAGGCGTTGAGATTATTCCACGTCCGCTCCGTCGCCACCCCTCCGGTTTTCTGGCGGCGCTGACCTTCGGATATTTAAGCGAGGTCTCGCCGGAAACCTTTAAGAAACTGCAGAGTGAATTCCCGAACCGCTATTGGCTCGGAGATTTGGTAGGGTCCAGCGGTCTGGAGGGATTTTGGGAGTCGAGTTTGAAGGGGGAAGATGGGGTTTGGCAGAAGCTCGTTAACGCGATCGGACAGGAAATTTCCGGTGAGGAAGTGCAGGGGCTTCTCAAGGATATCCCTCCACGTCAGGGGGCCGACCTCGTTCTTAGTATTGACAAGGAGCTTCAGGAAACAGCGGAATTTGCCTTTCAGCAGAAGAGTGGTGCCCTGGTTCTACTTGATATCCGCAATGGAGAGGTGTTGGCCCTGGTGAGCCGCCCCTCTTTTGACCCCGCCGAACTCACCACGACGATTTCTTCAGATCGCTGGAAATTGCTCGTGGCAGACCCGGCCAAAATTTTCCTTCATCGGGCCCTGCAACCTTATCCGCCTGGTTCGACCTACAAAATTGTGACCGCCATCGCTGCTTTGGAAGAAAAGGTCATTCGTCCCGATGAGAAATTGTATTGTGGGGGAGGGATGAGGTTTGGAGGCCGTTTTTTCCGTTGCTGGCGGGAAGGGGGACATGGATCGGTTTCTCTTCATGAGGCATTGGTTCAGTCCTGCGACACCTTCTTTTATGAATTGGGGTTAAGGCTGGGTGCTGACCGTCTGGCGAAGTATGCCCATTACCTTGGGTTGGGCGAAAAGACCGGAATTGATCTGTGGAGTGAGAAAGAGGGCCTCATCCCGACAGAAGAGTGGAAGAAGAAGGCGTTTGGAGAGCCTTGGTATGCTGGTGAAAATCTTTCGATTGCGGTGGGACAGGGATCTGTTTTGGTGACGCCCCTCCAGAGCGCCCGGATGATGGCAATCGTGGCAAATGGTGGAAGATCGTTGAGACCCCATTTAGCCCAGTCGGTTCAGAGGGATGAGGGGGAGATTCAGGCTCCTTTTTTTGAAGGAGAACAAGATGTATCGGTCAGAATCCCCGTGTCGGAGGAGAACCTTTCGCTTGTTCGGGCGGCCCTGGCGGATGTTGTAGCCACTCCGCAGGGGACCGCTTATGGGAGCCGCTCCTCTCTTGTGGCGATGGGCGGCAAGACCGGAACGGCACAGGTGATCAGTGAAGAGGCGAAAAAAAGGGTAGGGGGGACAGGCAGATTTGAGGATCATGCCTGGTTCGTTGCCTTTGCGCCGGTTTCAAATCCACAGATTGCCGTGGCGGTTCTCGTGGAACATGGCGGGTTTGGTGCCCAGGCCGCAGCGCCGATTGCCAAAGTGGTTGTAGAGAAATTCATGCAGAGTGCTTCGGAAGGAGCCGTTAGGGAATGA
- the mreC gene encoding rod shape-determining protein MreC: protein MALSFSLYQNRHQPDAAPFFVRWIYGGSKMIVTPVIGSVLWVRSGFSSVFYRYIHLMEVERENESLQKENELLRESQTLCEAWQRENERLTDLLEIKRDEISEAITARIVSYPIMGEFDILFINRGREEGVRRGFPVITSRGLVGRVIEAGPHRSKVLLVTDPTSSVDARVVRTGARGLVVGHGKEIGFSRPLFIGALEFWDRSSEVIVGDELVTSGLDEVFPADIPIGTVRYVKGEEGELFLNGEIVPSVEMNKVQEVLVIRPS, encoded by the coding sequence GTGGCGCTTTCGTTTTCTCTCTATCAGAATCGCCACCAGCCTGACGCGGCCCCCTTCTTTGTCCGTTGGATTTATGGAGGCTCCAAAATGATCGTGACCCCGGTGATTGGCAGCGTTCTGTGGGTAAGGAGTGGGTTCTCTTCTGTTTTTTATCGGTACATTCATCTCATGGAAGTTGAGAGGGAAAATGAAAGCCTGCAAAAAGAGAACGAACTTTTAAGAGAATCTCAGACTCTTTGCGAGGCCTGGCAGCGTGAGAATGAACGTCTCACGGATCTCCTGGAAATAAAAAGGGATGAGATCTCAGAAGCGATCACCGCGCGCATTGTTTCTTATCCGATTATGGGGGAGTTTGATATCCTCTTTATCAATCGGGGTCGAGAGGAGGGGGTTCGTCGAGGGTTTCCTGTGATCACCTCCCGAGGGCTCGTCGGGAGGGTGATCGAGGCGGGGCCCCACCGGTCCAAGGTGCTTCTTGTCACAGATCCCACAAGTTCGGTTGATGCCCGCGTTGTACGGACAGGAGCGCGGGGTTTGGTCGTTGGACATGGAAAGGAGATTGGTTTTTCCCGACCTCTGTTTATAGGCGCCCTCGAGTTTTGGGATCGATCGAGTGAAGTGATTGTGGGAGATGAGCTCGTAACCTCCGGACTGGATGAGGTGTTCCCGGCCGATATTCCGATTGGGACTGTTCGATACGTGAAAGGGGAGGAGGGGGAGCTCTTTCTCAACGGAGAGATTGTCCCCTCGGTCGAGATGAACAAAGTGCAAGAGGTTCTTGTGATCCGGCCATCATGA
- the rodA gene encoding rod shape-determining protein RodA has protein sequence MIDKKFQSRFHWPLFWTLIGLCAISLVNLHSATYNLTKGGISSFVWSQGLWIGLGLLLGALLLFIDYRLWIRFSYPVYFVTLVLLLLVVFFGKTVGGNRNWLVIGGLNLQPAELAKISLVIAFARFFSDNPPGRSSYQLIELVRPGIMALLPIVLIVLGKDMGSALFFIFLSASLFAFAGIQRKVVLILSVLLLISGIVSYKFVLSPHQKSRIEAFLHPSEDTRGEGYHLLQSKITVGSGRVFGKGYLQGMHSKLLYLPERHTDFIFPVLAEEWGWVGSFFTLFLYATLISFGLQIASKARERFGIFLGLGISAILFWQVVINLGGVLGLIPLTGVTLPILSYGGSSVVTILIGISFLMNISMRRFMF, from the coding sequence ATGATCGACAAGAAATTTCAGTCACGGTTTCACTGGCCGCTTTTTTGGACGCTTATTGGCCTTTGCGCTATTTCCCTCGTCAATCTCCATAGTGCCACCTATAATTTGACGAAGGGAGGGATTTCATCATTCGTCTGGTCTCAGGGGCTCTGGATCGGCCTTGGACTGCTTCTTGGGGCCCTCCTTCTTTTTATCGATTATCGTCTCTGGATCCGTTTTTCCTATCCCGTTTATTTTGTCACGTTGGTCCTTTTGCTCCTGGTCGTTTTTTTCGGAAAAACAGTTGGCGGAAATCGAAACTGGCTCGTGATTGGCGGACTCAACCTGCAACCAGCGGAACTTGCGAAGATCTCCCTTGTCATTGCCTTTGCCCGTTTTTTTTCAGACAATCCCCCGGGACGATCTTCCTATCAATTAATTGAACTGGTTCGTCCGGGGATCATGGCCCTTCTCCCGATCGTTCTTATCGTTTTGGGGAAGGATATGGGATCGGCCCTTTTCTTTATATTCCTGTCGGCCTCCCTCTTCGCCTTTGCGGGCATTCAGAGGAAGGTTGTGTTAATTCTCTCTGTTTTGCTTTTGATCAGCGGGATTGTTTCGTATAAATTTGTTCTTTCGCCGCATCAGAAATCCAGGATTGAGGCATTTTTGCACCCGAGTGAAGACACCAGGGGAGAAGGGTATCATCTCCTCCAATCAAAGATTACGGTCGGATCGGGGCGCGTTTTTGGCAAGGGCTACCTGCAGGGGATGCATAGCAAACTTCTCTACCTTCCGGAGCGGCATACCGATTTTATCTTTCCGGTGCTGGCCGAGGAGTGGGGATGGGTGGGATCGTTTTTCACGCTCTTTCTCTACGCCACGCTGATCTCATTCGGTCTGCAGATCGCCTCCAAGGCGAGAGAGAGGTTTGGGATATTTTTAGGACTAGGAATCTCGGCAATCCTCTTTTGGCAGGTTGTGATCAATCTGGGAGGCGTGCTGGGACTGATACCTCTTACCGGGGTCACACTGCCGATTCTTTCCTACGGAGGCTCGTCCGTTGTAACGATTCTCATTGGGATCAGCTTTCTGATGAATATTTCGATGCGACGGTTTATGTTTTAG